The following proteins are co-located in the Triticum aestivum cultivar Chinese Spring chromosome 1A, IWGSC CS RefSeq v2.1, whole genome shotgun sequence genome:
- the LOC123056226 gene encoding histone H3.2: MARTKQTARKSTGGKAPRKQLATKAARKSAPATGGVKKPHRFRPGTVALREIRKYQKSTELLIRKLPFQRLVREIAQDFKTDLRFQSSAVSALQEAAEAYLVGLFEDTNLCAIHAKRVTIMPKDIQLARRIRGERA; this comes from the coding sequence ATGGCCCGCACCAAGCAGACGGCGAGGAAGTCCACCGGCGGCAAGGCGCCGCGGAAGCAGCTGGCGACCAAGGCCGCCCGCAAGTCCGCCCCGGCCACCGGCGGCGTCAAGAAGCCCCACCGCTTCCGCCCCGGCACCGTCGCGCTCCGCGAGATCCGCAAGTACCAGAAGAGCACGGAGCTGCTCATCCGCAAGCTCCCCTTCCAGCGCCTCGTCCGCGAGATCGCCCAGGACTTCAAGACCGACCTCCGCTTCCAGTCCTCCGCCGTCTCCGCCCTGCAGGAGGCCGCCGAGGCCTACCTCGTCGGCCTCTTCGAGGACACCAACCTCTGCGCCATCCACGCCAAGCGCGTCACcatcatgcccaaggacatccaGCTCGCCCGCCGCATCCGTGGCGAGAGGGCCTAG